The Planctomycetaceae bacterium genome segment GGCATATCATCGCAATAATCCAGTATTTTATGGCTTATTTCGCAATTCCTGTAAAGCGACCGAACCGCGTCATAGTGCGAAATGCCCGCCAGATGGACAATTTGCCAACTCGGCTCAAAAATCTCAAGCCTGTCCAAAAGATAGCCTATTGTGTTGTTAACATTAAGTGCACCGCCGGACGCTCCGGTAACAAGAAGAATTTTCTTTTTCTGGCTCAATCCCAACGATTCAACAATGCCGGCCACATCAAGCTTAAAAAATTCACGTCTTAATGGACAGCCGGTTATAGTTACTTTTTTATTATTTAATCCGAAATAATTTTTCGTTTTTGGAAACTGAACAAAAATGTCTTTTGCGTATCGTGCCAGAAAGGTATTGGCTTTTCCCGGTATGGAATCTACATTGAGCATTGCCACCGGAATATTCAGACTTTTCGCAGCCAGAACAGGAGCGGTTGAAACAAATCCGCCGACACTGAAGACCATTTTTTCTTCGCTGTTATCTTCGAGCATTATTTTTCTAACGATTTTTTTCGCCGTGATTACGGATTTGATAAACATTAGAAATTTAATGGGATTAGGCGAAAATCCGCTCACCGGCAGAGGTATGAATCGATAGCCTGTCGTACCAAGAACGCGAGTGTCTATTGGCCTTTGACTGCAAAAGAATGTGATTTTGCAGTCCGGTTCAACTCTTAAAAGTTCCTGCGCCACCGCAAGAGCAGGATAAATATGACCGCCGGTGCCGCCGCCGGCAAAATAAATATGCTTCATAAAATTACATTTCTAAAAATATAAAATAAAAATTAAATTTAATGGGATGTATTCAAATCCTCAATATTAAATCTTCAATTTTAAATATTAAATTGTTTTGTCGCTGTGTCTTGCGACCGCCGCCAGAAATCCCGCTGCCGTTGCCGTAAGCAAAAGGTGCGTTCCACCCGCGCTGATAAACGGCAGAGCGATACCTTTTGTCGGCAAAAGCTGCGTAACAACTCCGAGATTCACCGCCGCCTGAAGACAAATCGCCATTGTTATACCAAACGCAAGAAGTTTTCCCAAATCGTCGGGACATCTTTGAATTATTATTATGCCGAGTACCGCAAACGTCATAAACAGCAGAATAATGATACACGCCCCGACAAATCCGAGTTCTTCTGTTATTATCGCGAAGATAAAATCTGTCGTATCTTCCGGCAAATGTCCGTACTTACTGATTCCGCCGCCAAGTCCCTTGCCCAATATCCCGCCGGTTGACACTGCGATTAGTGATTGGCGAATTTGATAACCGCTGGTTTGCGCGGTGTCTTCACTCGGTTGCGTAAATGATTTCAATCGTTCCATTCGTTCAGGAGAACTGATAATCGCAAACGCGAATACTGCAACAAGCAGAGGTGCAGGAGTTATGAAATGCCACCATTTCGCACCGGCTATAAATAAAATCGAAACACTCAACGTCGCTACAAACAAAGCGGTACCGAAATCTTCCTTTAATATAAGAAGAGTAATAAATCCGACAAGACTCAACAGTGGTACAAACCCCTTGAAGAAACTTTTCAGTTTGTCTCCCATCATCACCACCACACCGGGCAAAAACAATATCAGCGACCATTTTGCCAATTCGGATGGCTGGAAGTTCAGCGTTATAGGACCTGCCCCCACCCTCAACCAGCGTCGTGCATTATTCACCTCAATGCCGATTCCCGGAATCAATACAGCAATAAGCATCAGAATACTGGCCATTACGAGATAAAATGACGGATTTTTCAGCCAGTCGGACAATCGCCCCTTCCCAAACGACAGTTTGTGATAATCAATCAGGCTTACTAATACTGTTACGAAAATCGCCGCGACGAAGAACATCGCCTGCCTGAATTCCGGATAATTGTAAAATTTGCGGAAGTCATAGTCGGTATCGATACGGGCGCTTGCACTGAAGACAAAAACCGCCCCTATCGCCATCAGCGTTACCGTCAGGCTGACCATCATATTGGCGATGGTACTATTTTCAATTGTTTTGGTTATATTTTTCTTCACGACAGAAGTTTTATCGGCATTAGCCTTAATAATCAATCACAAAACTACTTTGTTAAAATCCTGTTTTGAAACCCCCGCTTTTTCGAGCATTTTCAAGTGCGGCCAAAGTTCCCCGAGTTCGTACATATTGTGACAGTCGCTCGAAAGCGAAAGTCTAACGCCTGATTCAACACAAAGTTTCGCAAACTCAAATTCCGCTTCCTGACTGTGAAAATTCACTTCCGCAGCGGTGTTATATTGTTTCAATAATTTTATAACCTTCTCATACAAATCCACCGGCAGCCGGCTGCCATTACGGTGAAACATTCTAAACGGATGCGCAAGAACACTTACGCCACTTTTGAGAATCTCTTCCGTTCTGAACAAATATTCCTGCTTCACCGCTCCCCAGTCGATTGTCTCTTTCCACATCTCCGCAAGTTTGTGAATCGAGCCTATCAGAAAGCCGACTCTTTGCCTGTCTTCGGGTTTTATCATTGCCCTGCCGGCATAATCGAAATCAACTTCAAGCCCGATTGATTTTTTCGGAACGTTATTTTGCTTCATCAAATCAAAATATTGTTCCATCCGGTTATGTTTTTTATTTAGCCCGGCAAGACCATTTTTATAACATTCCCCCGTCCAAAAAGGATTATCTTCGAAATAAAGCTGTCCGCTGTGTTCGGTGAAGACAACACCTGCCAGCCCCAAATCTTTATATAAATTAAGAATCCGCGCAGCGTCCATATTCTCCGAGCAGTACGCAAGTTGCGTATGCACGTGCCTGTCAACAAGCCCCAACTCCGACGGCAAACGCATATCATCCGTCGTTACAGAAACCTTATCACCCTCAATTTCCACAATCATATATTTAAACGGCGATACGCTCACCGCAGGCATCGTAATAAAATTTATTCCATCGGATTGAATATGCCCAAGCCCCTTGTGATAATGACCGGACACAGACATAAAAATCTTGTACTTTTTCATCACGGCGATGATTTGCTCTGAATTGGTATAAACGTACGGACATTCGCTCATCCCCGGCGGAACTATCGGCACATGCTGAACGCTGACAATCGGCCCGCTGAAATTTGCCCGCGCGTTTTTGAACCTCTCAATTTGTT includes the following:
- a CDS encoding UDP-N-acetylglucosamine--N-acetylmuramyl-(pentapeptide) pyrophosphoryl-undecaprenol N-acetylglucosamine transferase translates to MKHIYFAGGGTGGHIYPALAVAQELLRVEPDCKITFFCSQRPIDTRVLGTTGYRFIPLPVSGFSPNPIKFLMFIKSVITAKKIVRKIMLEDNSEEKMVFSVGGFVSTAPVLAAKSLNIPVAMLNVDSIPGKANTFLARYAKDIFVQFPKTKNYFGLNNKKVTITGCPLRREFFKLDVAGIVESLGLSQKKKILLVTGASGGALNVNNTIGYLLDRLEIFEPSWQIVHLAGISHYDAVRSLYRNCEISHKILDYCDDMPSLLAAADLVIGRAGAMSVAEFAASCTPAICLPYPYHKDMHQKQNAQFLVDAGCAVVVDDLCDTEKTAAKLWPVLCEIMSNDEKRGNMRKKCEAIAAPDAAAVIVKKILSY
- a CDS encoding putative lipid II flippase FtsW: MIIKANADKTSVVKKNITKTIENSTIANMMVSLTVTLMAIGAVFVFSASARIDTDYDFRKFYNYPEFRQAMFFVAAIFVTVLVSLIDYHKLSFGKGRLSDWLKNPSFYLVMASILMLIAVLIPGIGIEVNNARRWLRVGAGPITLNFQPSELAKWSLILFLPGVVVMMGDKLKSFFKGFVPLLSLVGFITLLILKEDFGTALFVATLSVSILFIAGAKWWHFITPAPLLVAVFAFAIISSPERMERLKSFTQPSEDTAQTSGYQIRQSLIAVSTGGILGKGLGGGISKYGHLPEDTTDFIFAIITEELGFVGACIIILLFMTFAVLGIIIIQRCPDDLGKLLAFGITMAICLQAAVNLGVVTQLLPTKGIALPFISAGGTHLLLTATAAGFLAAVARHSDKTI
- a CDS encoding metallophosphoesterase produces the protein MKITIISDIHAPCKADNPDIRGDMAEILLLRAINRFNRWIKPDLAIICGDFVDGNDSEIAKLWLVKLQQILGKLTCPYIAVRGNHDPSTEYFYKVFECKDQLDVAGVRFLVFDDKEEPMFCASRPNEQIERFKNARANFSGPIVSVQHVPIVPPGMSECPYVYTNSEQIIAVMKKYKIFMSVSGHYHKGLGHIQSDGINFITMPAVSVSPFKYMIVEIEGDKVSVTTDDMRLPSELGLVDRHVHTQLAYCSENMDAARILNLYKDLGLAGVVFTEHSGQLYFEDNPFWTGECYKNGLAGLNKKHNRMEQYFDLMKQNNVPKKSIGLEVDFDYAGRAMIKPEDRQRVGFLIGSIHKLAEMWKETIDWGAVKQEYLFRTEEILKSGVSVLAHPFRMFHRNGSRLPVDLYEKVIKLLKQYNTAAEVNFHSQEAEFEFAKLCVESGVRLSLSSDCHNMYELGELWPHLKMLEKAGVSKQDFNKVVL